The following proteins are co-located in the Planococcus plakortidis genome:
- a CDS encoding nucleotide sugar dehydrogenase: MDRKIGLVGLGYVGLPVAVAFGKEHHIIGFDINENRIESLKSGTDYTNEVADEELQSSNIDFTSDGSKLSEADFLIVAVPTPINEHNQPDLTPLVKASETVGKHLSKGTIVVYESTVYPGATEEVCVPVLEKFSGLKYGEDFFVGYSPERINPGDKEHTFTTITKVVSGQTPEVLEIVADTYASVVKAGVHKASSIKVAEAAKVIENTQRDVNIALMNELALIFDRLDIDTTEVLAAAGTKWNFLKFSPGLVGGHCIGVDPYYLTHKAQAVGYQPEVILSGRRVNDNLGNFIASTLVKKLIKKGAGVQGSKVTVLGLTFKENVPDLRNSKVIDVIRELQEYDVDIQVTDAEAESKDAVREYGVELIPFDELEKSDAVVFAVPHREYVEKGWEGVQSLLKEKDGIVVDIKSVLPQEEKPAELELWRL, translated from the coding sequence ATGGACAGAAAAATTGGTTTAGTAGGCTTAGGATATGTAGGATTACCAGTAGCGGTTGCGTTCGGAAAAGAGCATCATATTATCGGATTTGATATCAATGAGAATCGGATTGAATCATTAAAATCCGGAACAGACTATACAAATGAAGTTGCAGATGAAGAGTTGCAATCATCAAATATCGATTTCACATCTGATGGAAGTAAATTGTCTGAAGCAGACTTTTTGATCGTGGCTGTTCCGACTCCAATTAATGAACACAACCAGCCAGATTTAACACCATTAGTTAAAGCATCGGAAACAGTAGGAAAACACTTATCAAAAGGAACGATTGTGGTATATGAATCGACTGTGTATCCTGGCGCAACAGAAGAGGTCTGTGTGCCTGTACTAGAAAAGTTCTCAGGTCTTAAGTATGGAGAAGATTTCTTCGTAGGCTATTCTCCTGAACGCATCAATCCAGGCGATAAAGAACATACTTTTACTACAATTACAAAAGTAGTGTCTGGCCAAACTCCCGAAGTCTTGGAAATAGTTGCTGATACATATGCGAGTGTTGTAAAAGCTGGTGTACATAAAGCAAGTTCAATAAAAGTTGCAGAAGCAGCAAAGGTTATTGAAAATACCCAGCGTGATGTGAATATTGCCTTGATGAACGAATTGGCATTAATATTTGACCGTTTAGATATAGACACAACAGAAGTTCTGGCTGCTGCAGGTACCAAATGGAACTTCCTTAAGTTCTCACCGGGCCTTGTTGGAGGACATTGTATAGGAGTAGATCCTTATTACCTAACGCATAAAGCCCAAGCTGTTGGATATCAACCAGAGGTAATTTTGTCGGGACGTCGTGTGAATGATAATCTTGGTAACTTTATTGCAAGCACTTTAGTGAAAAAATTAATCAAAAAAGGTGCTGGGGTACAAGGTTCGAAAGTAACTGTACTTGGATTGACATTTAAAGAGAATGTTCCTGATCTTCGAAATTCTAAAGTAATCGATGTTATTCGTGAGCTGCAAGAATATGATGTGGATATTCAAGTGACAGATGCTGAGGCTGAATCGAAAGATGCGGTTCGCGAATATGGAGTAGAGTTAATTCCATTTGATGAGTTAGAAAAATCAGATGCGGTAGTATTCGCGGTTCCTCATAGAGAATATGTAGAAAAAGGCTGGGAAGGTGTACAGTCACTCTTGAAAGAAAAAGATGGTATTGTGGTTGATATTAAGAGTGTGCTTCCACAAGAAGAGAAACCGGCAGAGTTGGAATTATGGAGACTGTAA
- a CDS encoding NAD-dependent epimerase produces the protein MRILITGVAGFIGSTLAKKLMEFNHTIIGIDNLNDYYSVSLKESRLGLLKGNNFEFFKVNLEDSEKVDSIFKSEKPEVVINLAAQAGVRYSLENPKAYIDSNIVGFTNILESCRHGKVRHLIYASSSSVYGANTSLPFSVHDNIDHPLSLYAATKKANELMAHTYSSLYDIPTTGLRFFTVYGPWGRPDMALFMFTKNILEGKQIDVFNNGDMMRDFTYVDDIVEAISRLIDKPAQPNPDWTGESPDPGTSYAPYKIYNIGNNSPVRLMDFIEAIEEKTGKEAIKNFMPLQAGDVPATYANVEDLFRDIDFQPQTNIKDGVGKFVDWYVDYYGVKL, from the coding sequence ATGAGAATTTTAATTACTGGAGTGGCAGGTTTTATTGGATCAACACTTGCTAAAAAATTAATGGAATTTAATCATACAATAATAGGAATAGATAATCTTAATGATTATTATTCAGTTTCACTTAAAGAATCTCGATTAGGTCTGCTTAAAGGAAATAATTTTGAGTTTTTTAAAGTTAATCTAGAAGATAGTGAGAAGGTCGATAGTATATTTAAAAGTGAAAAGCCGGAAGTGGTTATTAATCTAGCAGCTCAAGCTGGGGTTCGCTACAGTTTAGAGAATCCCAAAGCGTATATTGATTCTAATATCGTGGGCTTTACTAACATCCTCGAATCTTGCAGACATGGTAAAGTAAGGCATTTAATTTATGCGTCTTCAAGTTCAGTATATGGGGCCAATACTTCTCTACCGTTTTCAGTCCATGACAATATAGATCATCCATTAAGTTTGTATGCAGCCACGAAAAAAGCGAATGAATTGATGGCCCATACATATAGCAGCCTTTATGATATTCCTACTACTGGTCTGAGGTTTTTCACGGTTTACGGGCCATGGGGCCGGCCTGACATGGCACTATTCATGTTTACTAAAAATATTCTAGAAGGTAAGCAGATTGATGTGTTTAACAATGGTGATATGATGCGAGATTTTACTTATGTCGATGATATTGTAGAAGCCATTTCACGTTTGATTGATAAGCCAGCACAGCCAAATCCCGACTGGACGGGTGAATCACCAGATCCAGGAACAAGCTATGCTCCATATAAAATTTATAACATCGGCAATAATAGTCCTGTCAGGTTAATGGATTTTATTGAAGCAATAGAAGAAAAGACTGGCAAGGAAGCAATCAAGAATTTTATGCCGTTACAAGCTGGAGATGTTCCAGCTACCTATGCAAACGTTGAGGATTTGTTTAGGGATATCGATTTTCAACCACAAACAAATATTAAAGATGGCGTCGGAAAATTCGTTGACTGGTACGTCGACTATTATGGAGTGAAATTATAA
- a CDS encoding phenylacetate--CoA ligase family protein, whose amino-acid sequence MSSLKRIYDKVPSYLQNIGISIYGIKLYRERFDNDFRSYKKFFHESDSWSKEELLKYQENRFLEFIKKSCYESNYYREKYKNIKIRDLLKIEQIKILPIIKKDEFKKNVNEIYTISSKNSTKAQTGGTTSGLPTKIRYVPSEFKERMAYYQYFREKLGVKNFKKRATFNAQTIISNNHTNPYNIFWRKNFVLNQRYYSIYHMSEENLKYYFNNLNKYKPVSIDGYPNPIYNLAVYMKQNNLRFKFQLKAVFTTSENLYDFQRSLIEEVFNCKVYNQYASAEGAPFVTECYKGTLHFDIRTGVIEEYKNGAIITSFTTSGTPLIRYDIGDIIKFDNDRICSCGSVHPVVSSIEGRTGEQLIAVNKSKIGFASTMAIFRFLENDTVEDCQFVQKDLNKITLNLKTINNKELSINDKEILIKEFRKRFGDTVELEFKITNELKKDSSGKTRRIICEVS is encoded by the coding sequence ATGAGTAGTCTAAAAAGAATTTATGACAAAGTACCTTCTTATTTGCAAAATATTGGAATATCCATCTATGGTATAAAATTGTATAGAGAAAGGTTCGATAATGACTTTAGAAGTTACAAAAAATTTTTTCATGAAAGTGATAGTTGGTCAAAAGAAGAATTATTAAAGTATCAAGAAAATAGATTTTTAGAATTCATAAAGAAATCCTGTTATGAAAGTAATTATTATAGAGAGAAATACAAAAATATAAAAATTAGAGATTTATTGAAAATTGAACAAATTAAAATTCTTCCAATCATTAAAAAGGATGAATTTAAAAAAAATGTTAATGAAATTTATACGATTTCTTCAAAAAATTCAACTAAAGCTCAAACAGGTGGAACGACTTCAGGCCTACCTACTAAAATTCGATATGTGCCTAGTGAATTTAAGGAGAGGATGGCGTATTATCAATATTTTAGAGAAAAATTGGGAGTTAAAAATTTTAAAAAAAGAGCCACCTTTAATGCTCAGACAATTATTAGTAACAACCATACCAACCCATACAATATTTTTTGGCGAAAAAATTTCGTTTTAAATCAAAGGTACTATTCTATTTATCACATGTCTGAAGAAAACTTAAAGTATTACTTTAATAACTTAAACAAGTACAAACCTGTTAGTATCGATGGATATCCAAATCCTATTTATAATCTTGCAGTTTATATGAAACAAAATAATTTAAGGTTTAAGTTTCAACTTAAAGCAGTATTTACAACTTCTGAAAATCTATATGATTTTCAAAGGTCTTTAATTGAAGAAGTATTTAATTGCAAAGTCTATAATCAATACGCATCTGCAGAAGGTGCACCTTTTGTTACTGAGTGCTATAAAGGAACATTACATTTTGATATCAGAACAGGTGTTATTGAAGAGTATAAGAATGGAGCAATTATAACTAGTTTTACTACTAGCGGAACACCTTTAATAAGATACGACATAGGTGATATTATTAAGTTTGATAATGATAGGATATGTAGTTGTGGAAGTGTACATCCAGTGGTTTCGTCTATAGAAGGACGAACGGGGGAGCAATTAATTGCTGTAAATAAAAGTAAAATCGGCTTTGCTTCTACCATGGCTATATTTAGGTTTCTAGAGAATGACACTGTAGAAGATTGTCAGTTTGTTCAAAAGGATTTAAATAAAATTACACTAAACTTAAAAACAATAAATAATAAAGAACTAAGTATTAATGATAAAGAAATTCTTATCAAAGAATTTAGAAAACGGTTTGGAGATACGGTTGAACTAGAGTTTAAAATTACTAATGAATTAAAAAAAGACAGTAGCGGTAAAACAAGAAGAATAATTTGTGAGGTGTCCTAA
- a CDS encoding glycosyltransferase yields MNKLKILFAHDVPLIKNTTDGLMYSSTFTKKLWNRYLSHDIELTVCSRQLEKKIEDTANYGISSAENVYFKKIPSISSLKNMYHNRKIAKDILKESISGVDGVIVRLPSEIGLLTYQIAKGLQKPVLIEMVGCPEDAYKFHGSMLGKLYSKPAKKKYQKSLKSASYVLYVSKEFLQKKYPTQGLRASASNVLLSSKDQEVLEKRMKMIREKKYIYKIGIIGNLNVKYKGIDDALKAFSLLNKDLKIKLEIVGGGSSSIWKKKAAELNISDNVLFKGKLSNDEVINWLDTIDVYIQPSKTEGLPRALIEAMSRGCACVASDVGGIPELLSEKHLHKPNDYNRLYKKINSFIEIESSRLEAASTNIKKADEYLPDRLKDKRDNLYTKFFSDIRGK; encoded by the coding sequence GTGAATAAATTAAAAATTTTGTTTGCCCATGATGTGCCACTAATAAAAAATACTACTGATGGCTTGATGTATAGTTCTACATTCACAAAAAAATTATGGAATAGGTATCTAAGCCATGATATAGAACTAACAGTGTGTTCTCGCCAACTGGAAAAAAAAATAGAGGATACTGCAAATTATGGCATTTCTAGTGCGGAAAATGTTTATTTTAAAAAAATTCCTAGTATTTCAAGTCTGAAAAATATGTATCATAACAGAAAAATCGCAAAAGATATATTAAAAGAATCTATAAGTGGTGTTGATGGCGTCATTGTGAGACTCCCTAGTGAAATAGGATTACTTACATATCAAATAGCTAAAGGATTACAAAAACCAGTACTTATTGAAATGGTGGGGTGTCCTGAGGATGCATACAAATTTCATGGTTCAATGTTAGGAAAGCTTTATTCTAAACCCGCAAAAAAGAAATATCAAAAATCTTTGAAATCAGCATCCTATGTTTTATACGTATCTAAAGAATTTTTGCAAAAAAAATATCCTACCCAAGGACTGAGGGCTAGTGCTTCTAATGTTCTATTATCTTCAAAAGATCAAGAGGTCTTAGAAAAAAGAATGAAAATGATTCGCGAGAAAAAATATATTTATAAAATCGGTATAATTGGAAACTTGAACGTTAAGTATAAAGGGATAGATGATGCTCTTAAGGCCTTTAGTCTATTAAATAAAGATCTTAAAATAAAACTAGAAATTGTTGGAGGAGGTTCATCTAGTATATGGAAAAAGAAAGCTGCAGAATTGAATATTTCTGATAATGTCTTATTTAAAGGGAAATTAAGTAACGATGAAGTAATCAATTGGTTAGACACTATTGATGTCTACATACAACCTAGTAAAACCGAAGGGCTTCCTAGAGCCCTAATTGAGGCGATGAGTAGAGGGTGTGCTTGTGTTGCTTCAGATGTAGGTGGAATACCTGAGTTGTTATCTGAGAAACATCTACATAAACCCAATGATTATAACAGGCTTTACAAAAAAATTAATTCGTTTATAGAAATTGAGAGTAGCAGGTTAGAAGCAGCCTCTACCAATATTAAAAAAGCAGATGAGTATTTACCGGATAGATTAAAAGATAAACGAGATAATTTATATACTAAGTTTTTTAGTGATATCAGGGGGAAGTAA
- a CDS encoding O-antigen polymerase — MNRANYLVYFFLLMSCAISVVFACIPNPICNLIAIVILNTVIISTVKLNIIHPFVWYIPIFSLYSFGNLILVLFGNEIYTNATWELFIIQYVFLVTLIVVISPKVYTLKIEKKWMKSEFDVYRVVSVILAVLGSFYIVYLYSTGLTSKYDIKLSSSPIDFLALSFNFLFVTFSFYLIYKINKNREFPYLIYFIYIVWLIIVFSVNGERDLLLKGFWVGIFIYHVYYREISKKIVMLIAILVIITMPFLQNLKSFSTKGINLTLDDNIFISIVNSEFVAASRNLATLVLNQSKWDFKYGETLIWDIQSAFLNIAGSPTLWFNQTFYPNLLSRGGGSGFSIIGEGYLNFGMIGVILWGIMVGFTIKLLYKYGSNNFYIMNIYILTMPLVIYVTRADFATLMSQFSKQIIIPILVIFLINKVYKQYYFSKKVERTKEFEK; from the coding sequence ATGAACAGGGCAAATTATTTAGTTTATTTTTTCTTATTGATGAGTTGTGCAATCAGTGTAGTTTTTGCGTGCATACCTAATCCCATATGCAATTTAATTGCAATTGTAATATTAAACACCGTAATAATTTCGACTGTTAAATTAAATATTATCCATCCTTTTGTTTGGTATATCCCTATTTTCTCGCTATATTCATTCGGGAATTTGATTTTGGTGCTTTTTGGAAACGAGATTTATACTAATGCTACATGGGAATTGTTTATTATACAGTATGTTTTTTTAGTTACCTTAATAGTTGTTATTAGTCCTAAGGTATACACTTTGAAAATAGAGAAGAAATGGATGAAATCTGAATTTGATGTTTATCGTGTCGTGAGTGTGATTTTAGCAGTGTTAGGTTCTTTTTATATAGTATATCTTTATAGCACTGGTCTAACCTCGAAGTACGATATTAAATTAAGTTCATCACCAATAGATTTTCTAGCTCTTTCTTTTAACTTTTTGTTTGTCACATTTTCTTTTTACTTAATATACAAAATAAATAAAAATCGTGAGTTCCCTTATCTCATTTATTTCATCTACATAGTTTGGTTAATTATTGTCTTTTCTGTAAATGGAGAGAGAGATCTTCTGTTAAAGGGATTTTGGGTTGGTATATTCATATATCATGTGTATTATCGTGAAATTTCTAAAAAAATAGTAATGCTTATTGCGATTCTTGTGATTATTACAATGCCATTTTTACAGAACTTAAAAAGCTTTTCAACTAAAGGGATTAACTTGACTTTGGACGACAATATATTTATTAGCATAGTAAATTCAGAGTTCGTAGCTGCTAGTAGAAATTTGGCGACTCTAGTTTTGAATCAAAGTAAATGGGATTTTAAATATGGTGAAACTTTAATTTGGGACATACAAAGCGCTTTTCTTAACATAGCTGGTAGTCCAACTTTGTGGTTTAATCAAACATTTTATCCGAATCTACTGAGTAGAGGAGGAGGAAGTGGCTTTTCTATTATTGGAGAAGGATATTTGAACTTTGGGATGATTGGAGTTATATTGTGGGGTATTATGGTAGGATTTACAATTAAGTTGTTGTATAAATATGGATCTAATAACTTTTATATTATGAACATATACATTCTCACCATGCCGCTAGTAATTTATGTTACAAGAGCTGACTTTGCTACATTAATGTCACAATTTTCTAAGCAAATTATTATCCCCATTTTAGTTATATTTTTGATTAATAAAGTTTATAAGCAATATTACTTCTCGAAAAAAGTAGAGAGGACAAAGGAGTTTGAAAAGTGA
- a CDS encoding oligosaccharide flippase family protein, whose amino-acid sequence MKIIKNLSWIFFANIFSALGKWLIIILIANRLSPVEVGVYSLAFAVSAPIILFGNMKLRSLYITREENIEDYILIRYFMSLVVLFLLSVISYIFYNQYFIIVFLVGLAKILDLQSDIFYAVPHKKNKLEIIGKIMICKQLCILIGFSYVLYFWGNLTLALLTQIFIQVLFVIFIEKKLIYTFKFLTIKKVNMVSFKKILWLGVPLGLVQMIFSANVNIPRYVLEYFEGPKVLGFFSAIMYIITVSNLFMNSVSQVFLPKISRLYKDKNYKKIKEITYIYLSSTALVLGFLMIILTYYFGETLLRIIYGVEYAEYSQVLLVVSISNAIGLLSWNFDTALMGINYITIQLKIVIIVLLLSLPVSIFLISSYGIVGAAFSLAILSFIQLVLRLLFFNIRIKSLIENTEKVIG is encoded by the coding sequence ATGAAAATAATTAAAAATTTATCATGGATATTCTTTGCAAATATATTTTCCGCATTAGGTAAATGGTTAATTATTATTTTAATCGCAAACAGACTATCTCCTGTAGAAGTAGGTGTTTATTCCTTAGCATTTGCAGTTAGTGCTCCGATTATTTTATTTGGAAACATGAAATTAAGATCTCTCTATATTACTAGGGAAGAAAATATTGAAGATTATATTCTTATAAGATATTTTATGAGTCTAGTAGTTCTGTTTTTATTATCTGTAATTTCCTATATTTTTTACAATCAATATTTTATTATAGTATTCCTGGTAGGGTTGGCGAAAATATTAGATTTGCAATCTGATATTTTTTATGCAGTTCCTCACAAAAAAAATAAATTGGAGATAATAGGAAAAATAATGATATGTAAACAATTGTGCATATTAATTGGTTTCTCTTATGTCTTGTATTTTTGGGGAAATTTAACTTTAGCACTGCTAACACAAATTTTCATTCAAGTACTTTTCGTAATTTTTATTGAAAAAAAATTAATCTATACCTTCAAATTTTTAACGATAAAGAAAGTAAATATGGTTAGTTTTAAAAAGATTCTATGGTTAGGGGTTCCTTTAGGACTAGTTCAAATGATTTTTTCAGCGAATGTCAATATTCCTAGATATGTTTTAGAATATTTCGAAGGTCCTAAGGTTTTAGGCTTTTTCTCAGCAATAATGTATATCATAACGGTATCAAATTTATTTATGAATTCTGTTTCACAAGTTTTTTTACCTAAAATTTCTAGATTATATAAAGATAAAAACTACAAAAAAATTAAAGAAATTACATATATATATTTATCTTCGACTGCTTTAGTATTAGGTTTTCTAATGATCATTCTTACTTACTATTTCGGAGAAACTCTTTTGAGAATCATTTATGGAGTTGAGTATGCAGAATATAGTCAAGTTTTACTTGTAGTTTCGATTTCAAATGCTATTGGTTTACTGAGTTGGAACTTTGACACTGCTTTAATGGGGATTAATTATATTACTATCCAGCTCAAAATCGTAATTATAGTCTTGCTACTGAGTTTACCAGTGAGTATATTTCTTATTTCTTCTTATGGAATAGTTGGGGCAGCTTTTTCCCTTGCAATATTATCATTCATACAATTAGTTCTTAGATTGCTATTTTTTAATATAAGAATTAAGAGCCTAATTGAAAATACTGAAAAGGTTATCGGTTAA
- a CDS encoding polysaccharide biosynthesis protein — protein sequence MSLKNRMSLLIVVDSLIVFFSIFVGYYILYPYVDIFQNQFLLASALTIFIAHHVFAMYFGLYRKVWEYASIGELSSIVKAVTLSIVAIGLVQFSYRGDILIRALAITWMLHVLLIGGSRLSWRVMRGRAFKLKSSEQELKRTMIVGAGKAGTLVARQLLNNPENGFLPVLFVDDDKNKHGLDIYDVRVVHGETKDIGDIAKDNAIERIIIAIPSLSKQEAAELIKHCMDTGIKTQTIPLIEDVMTGKVSVTDIQDVKIEDLLGREEVKLDMNKIADQLTDKTILVTGAGGSIGSEICRQISRFGPKQLLLLGHGENSIYLIDMELRRSIGNETEIVPLIADIQDRERIIDIMDEYKPDVVYHAAAHKHVPLMERNPMEAVKNNIYGTKNVAEASHMAGVKNFVMVSTDKAVNPPNVMGASKRFAEMIVQNLAKRSETTFVAVRFGNVLGSRGSVIPLFKKQIAAGGPVTVTHPDMTRYFMTIPEASRLVIQAGTLARGGEVFVLDMGEPVRIVDLAKNLIRLSGYSEADIQINFSGIRPGEKMYEELLDSDEIQNKQVFPKIFIGKANPIAELELKYVMEKLHEMNSIELKDVLVGIANRKNVELSSEELIQTKSKQFQAL from the coding sequence ATGTCACTGAAAAACAGAATGTCTTTACTCATAGTAGTCGATTCCTTAATTGTATTTTTCTCTATCTTCGTTGGTTACTACATCCTCTACCCTTACGTAGATATCTTCCAGAACCAATTCCTCCTAGCAAGCGCTTTAACAATTTTTATCGCACATCATGTTTTTGCCATGTACTTCGGTCTTTATCGGAAAGTATGGGAATATGCCTCGATTGGCGAACTTTCGTCTATTGTAAAAGCTGTGACTTTATCCATTGTCGCAATTGGACTTGTGCAATTTTCCTATCGCGGCGACATCCTAATTCGTGCGCTAGCTATTACTTGGATGCTTCATGTGCTTTTAATTGGTGGATCTCGCCTTTCATGGCGCGTGATGCGTGGTCGAGCTTTTAAGTTAAAGTCTTCAGAACAAGAACTGAAAAGAACAATGATCGTAGGTGCTGGGAAAGCGGGCACACTTGTTGCACGCCAATTATTGAACAATCCTGAAAATGGATTTTTGCCGGTACTATTCGTCGATGATGACAAGAATAAGCATGGTCTCGATATTTACGATGTTCGTGTCGTGCATGGCGAGACAAAAGATATTGGCGATATCGCAAAAGACAATGCGATTGAGCGCATTATCATTGCAATTCCCTCACTTTCCAAGCAAGAAGCTGCAGAACTAATTAAGCACTGTATGGACACTGGGATCAAAACTCAAACTATCCCCCTTATTGAAGATGTTATGACTGGCAAAGTTTCAGTGACAGATATTCAAGACGTGAAAATTGAAGATCTTCTAGGTCGCGAAGAAGTGAAACTTGATATGAACAAAATTGCCGATCAATTGACGGACAAGACGATCCTAGTGACTGGAGCAGGCGGTTCGATTGGTTCTGAAATCTGCCGACAAATCTCTCGCTTTGGCCCAAAGCAACTCTTATTACTTGGTCATGGTGAAAATTCTATCTATTTAATTGATATGGAGCTTCGCAGGTCTATAGGCAATGAAACTGAAATTGTTCCATTAATTGCAGATATTCAAGATCGTGAGCGAATTATTGATATTATGGATGAGTACAAGCCAGATGTTGTATACCACGCAGCAGCTCATAAACATGTTCCCTTAATGGAAAGAAATCCAATGGAAGCTGTGAAGAACAATATTTATGGTACTAAGAACGTAGCAGAAGCTTCGCATATGGCTGGAGTGAAAAACTTCGTTATGGTGTCAACTGATAAAGCGGTCAATCCCCCAAATGTGATGGGGGCATCAAAGCGTTTTGCGGAGATGATAGTTCAAAATTTGGCTAAGCGGAGTGAAACGACCTTTGTAGCAGTAAGGTTCGGCAACGTACTTGGATCTCGTGGTTCTGTTATTCCACTATTTAAAAAGCAGATAGCAGCTGGTGGCCCTGTAACAGTGACTCATCCTGATATGACCCGATACTTCATGACGATTCCAGAAGCCTCACGGCTGGTGATTCAAGCCGGTACCCTAGCTCGTGGTGGAGAGGTGTTCGTCTTAGACATGGGAGAGCCAGTCAGAATTGTAGACTTAGCGAAAAACCTAATTCGCTTATCTGGTTATTCTGAAGCTGATATCCAAATTAACTTTTCAGGCATACGACCTGGAGAGAAGATGTATGAAGAGTTGCTTGATTCGGATGAAATTCAAAACAAACAAGTATTTCCCAAAATATTCATTGGCAAAGCAAATCCTATAGCTGAATTAGAACTCAAATATGTTATGGAGAAACTTCACGAAATGAATAGTATAGAACTGAAAGATGTACTAGTGGGTATTGCGAATCGTAAAAATGTTGAATTAAGTAGCGAGGAATTAATACAAACTAAAAGCAAGCAATTTCAAGCACTTTAA